A stretch of Pseudomonas sp. LRP2-20 DNA encodes these proteins:
- a CDS encoding ATP-binding protein: MDARLIAFLDRAESVLARLEPLLPAPRPDIDWATTLAARWQRDGRTGYLMPLEVSLDIRLTDLIGVDRQRDQLGRNTHQFINGLPANHALLWGSRGTGKSSLVRALLAEHAGAGLRLIEIERDHLADLPRVVEQLQKLPQRFILFCDDLSFEAGEGDYRVLKSVLDGSLEQAPDNVLLYATSNRRHLVPEKESDNENWKRVDGELHPSEAVEDKIALSDRFGLWLSFYPFTQEHFLDVVEHWIGQLARPAGLAWQRTEELDILAVRWATGRGNRNGRCAYQFARYWVGLQLLEQK, from the coding sequence ATGGACGCTCGCTTGATTGCTTTCCTGGACCGCGCCGAATCGGTGCTGGCACGTCTCGAACCCCTGTTGCCGGCACCACGCCCGGACATCGACTGGGCCACCACCCTGGCTGCGCGCTGGCAACGCGATGGCCGCACAGGCTACCTGATGCCCCTGGAAGTCAGCCTGGACATCCGCCTGACCGACCTGATCGGGGTCGACAGGCAACGTGATCAGCTGGGCCGCAACACCCACCAGTTCATCAACGGCTTACCGGCCAACCACGCCTTGCTGTGGGGCTCGCGTGGCACCGGCAAATCTTCGCTGGTGCGCGCCCTGCTGGCCGAGCATGCAGGTGCCGGGCTGCGCCTGATCGAAATCGAGCGCGACCACCTGGCCGACCTGCCACGTGTCGTCGAGCAGCTGCAAAAGCTGCCGCAACGCTTCATCCTGTTCTGCGACGACCTGTCGTTCGAAGCCGGGGAGGGTGATTACCGCGTGCTCAAGAGCGTGCTCGATGGCTCGCTCGAACAGGCGCCAGACAACGTGCTGCTGTACGCCACTTCCAACCGCCGCCACCTGGTGCCGGAGAAGGAAAGCGACAACGAGAACTGGAAGCGTGTCGACGGTGAACTGCACCCCAGCGAAGCGGTGGAAGACAAGATTGCCTTGTCGGACCGTTTTGGCTTGTGGCTGTCGTTCTACCCGTTCACCCAGGAGCATTTCCTCGACGTGGTCGAGCACTGGATCGGCCAGTTGGCACGCCCCGCCGGCCTGGCCTGGCAGCGTACCGAAGAACTCGACATCCTCGCCGTGCGCTGGGCCACCGGCCGCGGCAACCGTAATGGCCGTTGTGCCTATCAGTTCGCCCGCTACTGGGTCGGGCTGCAATTGCTGGAGCAAAAGTAA
- a CDS encoding GAF domain-containing protein: MIDLNASGAGLDGYNLLAAQVQALFADERDFIANAAQFSAFLYNQVDDLNWAGFYLNRNEELVLGPFQGQVACVRIPFSKGVCGAAAATRQTQRVEDVHAFPGHIACDSASNSELVIPLVKAGRLIGVLDLDSPKLARFSEADQVGLERLAAIFLELTDC; this comes from the coding sequence ATGATCGACCTCAATGCCAGTGGCGCTGGCCTCGACGGCTACAACCTGCTGGCGGCGCAAGTGCAGGCGCTGTTTGCCGACGAACGCGACTTCATCGCCAACGCCGCGCAGTTTTCGGCGTTTCTCTACAACCAGGTGGACGACCTGAACTGGGCGGGCTTCTACCTCAACCGCAACGAAGAGCTGGTGCTCGGCCCGTTCCAGGGCCAGGTGGCCTGCGTGCGCATTCCGTTCAGCAAGGGCGTGTGCGGCGCGGCGGCGGCCACCCGGCAGACCCAGCGGGTCGAGGATGTGCATGCGTTCCCGGGGCATATTGCATGTGACAGCGCGTCGAACAGCGAGCTGGTGATTCCGCTGGTGAAGGCAGGGCGGTTGATTGGTGTGCTGGACCTCGACAGCCCGAAACTGGCGCGCTTCAGTGAGGCGGATCAGGTGGGGCTGGAAAGGTTGGCAGCGATCTTCCTGGAGTTGACCGACTGCTAA